One window of Quercus robur chromosome 5, dhQueRobu3.1, whole genome shotgun sequence genomic DNA carries:
- the LOC126727019 gene encoding uncharacterized protein LOC126727019 isoform X1 — translation MTDLELGQVEGFDSDNFSSLRDPYMAALNGDWDNFKNFFTEKTRQLLFASMTIDSDTALHIAAYSGKKYVLEHLVELLPSHRVHEALSKKNDHGNNTFHEVATTNKVEAAEFLVCKLNAVDVEDQLLKILNDKNNLGETPVYRAAAHGHTKMAKFLLDECVADISLHFQRKDSVSILHIAVIGQHFDTAIWLLGKDKKLAERKAKMREREPGQTCLQLLAKMPTAFCSTSRIGTLKRFLYVCLPGYVDDVDDEAQTRSSQMEDSVSGQSIQSKNLSSRGMYTMKSLLPV, via the exons ATGACCGATTTGGAGTTGGGGCAAGTCGAAGGGTTCGATTCGGACAACTTTTCTTCGTTGAGGGATCCTTATATGGCAGCCTTGAATGGAGACTGGGACAACTTCAAGAATTTCTTCACCGAAAAAACTCGCCAGCTCTTGTTTGCCAGTATGACTATCGATTCGGACACTGCACTTCATATTGCGGCATACAGCGGAAAAAAATATGTGCTTGAACATTTGGTTGAGCTCCTACCGTCCCATAGGGTACACGAGGCCTTGTCCAAGAAGAACGATCACGGTAACAATACTTTTCATGAGGTAGCCACCACCAACAAAGTTGAAGCAGCAGAATTCTTGGTTTGTAAACTCAATGCAGTTGATGTAGAGGACCAATTGCTCAAGATACTCAATGATAAAAACAACCTAGGTGAAACTCCGGTATATAGGGCCGCTGCCCATGGTCATACAAAAATGGCCAAATTTCTGCTTGATGAATGTGTTGCCGATATAAGTCTGCACTTTCAAAGAAAAGACAGCGTGTCCATTCTCCATATTGCTGTCATAGGCCAACACTTTg ACACCGCAATATGGTTATTAGGAAAGGACAAGAAACTTGCAGAAAGAAAGgcaaaaatgagagagagagaacctggCCAGACGTGTCTTCAACTGCTAGCAAAAATGCCAACTGCTTTCTGTAGTACATCCCGCATAGGCACACTGAAGAGATTCCTCTATGTTT GCCTTCCTGGCTATGTCGATGACGTTGATGATGAAGCTCAGACACGATCAAGTCAAATGGAAGATTCAGTGAGCGGCCAGAGTATCCAATCAAAAAATCTTTCTTCAAGAGGTATGTATACAATGAAATCGTTGTTGCCAGTCTGA